In Pseudothermotoga hypogea DSM 11164 = NBRC 106472, the following are encoded in one genomic region:
- a CDS encoding Gfo/Idh/MocA family protein — MKRVRVGIVGAGFIAKIHMAAFRQNHQIVDVVGVCAGHRENAERFAKQHGIAHVFDNFEQLCSSPDVDVVDVCTPTSLHDDVILCAVENHKHVICEKPLTGYFGEDMPEVEEVGKISKTHMYEKVKEKVALLEDKIKKANVKFMYAENWVYAPAIEKMKRMLKASDMVCFELRAECSHSGSQATYSRRWKTSGGGSLIRLGSHPIATVIHLKHYEGYVRDGKPIKPKAVLADIANLTKMEALKDKPCYVVSSWQDVEDWSVVILEFEDGSRATVFSTDVSLGGVKNRIELYGSKGMILANITPNNAMVAFAPNESVWGDEYISEKLETKAGYSFPSPDEFWTRGYPQEMADFAMAVLEDRSVLSGFDLAKETMLVMYAAYASAELGKRVFIG; from the coding sequence ATGAAGAGAGTGAGAGTTGGAATCGTGGGAGCCGGCTTCATCGCGAAGATCCACATGGCAGCATTCAGACAGAATCATCAGATTGTTGATGTGGTAGGTGTCTGTGCGGGGCATAGAGAAAACGCCGAAAGATTTGCGAAGCAACACGGAATCGCTCACGTATTCGACAACTTCGAGCAGCTGTGTTCGAGCCCTGATGTGGACGTGGTTGATGTTTGCACACCAACCAGCCTGCACGATGACGTGATACTCTGCGCAGTTGAAAATCACAAGCATGTGATTTGCGAGAAACCCCTCACGGGTTACTTCGGTGAGGATATGCCCGAGGTCGAGGAGGTTGGCAAGATCTCAAAAACGCACATGTACGAGAAAGTGAAAGAGAAGGTCGCACTCTTGGAAGATAAGATCAAGAAGGCTAACGTCAAATTCATGTACGCTGAAAACTGGGTGTACGCACCGGCGATCGAGAAGATGAAGAGAATGCTGAAAGCCTCTGACATGGTGTGCTTCGAATTGCGCGCTGAATGTAGTCATTCAGGCTCTCAAGCAACTTACTCACGCAGATGGAAAACGTCCGGCGGAGGAAGTCTGATACGCCTTGGCTCACATCCCATAGCTACGGTGATCCACTTGAAGCATTACGAAGGATACGTCAGAGACGGCAAACCCATAAAGCCAAAAGCGGTACTGGCGGACATCGCGAACCTCACGAAGATGGAAGCCTTGAAAGACAAACCTTGCTACGTCGTCAGTTCGTGGCAAGATGTTGAAGATTGGTCAGTCGTGATATTGGAATTCGAGGATGGCTCCAGAGCCACGGTGTTTTCAACCGATGTGAGTCTGGGAGGTGTAAAGAACAGAATAGAGCTCTACGGCTCTAAAGGTATGATACTGGCCAACATCACACCGAACAACGCCATGGTTGCGTTCGCTCCGAATGAATCTGTGTGGGGTGATGAGTACATCAGCGAAAAGCTCGAGACGAAGGCAGGTTACAGTTTTCCCTCACCCGATGAATTCTGGACCAGGGGATATCCACAGGAAATGGCAGATTTCGCGATGGCTGTGTTGGAAGACAGAAGCGTTTTGAGTGGTTTCGATCTTGCAAAAGAAACCATGTTGGTGATGTACGCAGCATACGCCTCTGCGGAACTTGGCAAGCGGGTTTTCATTGGATGA